A section of the Paramisgurnus dabryanus chromosome 4, PD_genome_1.1, whole genome shotgun sequence genome encodes:
- the LOC135785817 gene encoding RING finger protein 122 isoform X2 yields the protein MVCCLCGLGLQHSDCDMSEEDIYRLPLNVYVIVLGIGMFIFMLSVIFCCYLFRLKQQGTREQYSYNEVVLKGAGKKLSLLGQPCAVCLEEFKTRDELGVCPCSHTFHKKCLLKWLEIRSVCPMCNKPIMRLQNAETPRGAEGVQDPEEV from the exons ATGGTCT gCTGCCTCTGTGGTCTAGGGTTGCAGCATTCAGACTGTGATATGTCAGAGGAAGACATCTACCGCCTGCCGCTCAATGTGTACGTCATAGTACTGGGCATCGGCATGTTCATCTTCATGTTGAGTGTAATCTTCTGCTGCTATCTTTTCAG GTTGAAACAGCAAGGCACAAGGGAACAGTACAGTTACAATGAG gTGGTGTTGAAAGGAGCAGGAAAGAAGTTGAGCCTGCTGGGA CAGCCCTGTGCCGTGTGTCTGGAAGAATTCAAGACCAGAGATGAGCTTGGGGTGTGCCCCTGTTCACACACCTTCCATAAGAA GTGCCTGTTGAAATGGTTAGAGATCCGTAGCGTCTGCCcgatgtgcaataaaccaatcatGCGCCTGCAGAATGCCGAAACCCCGCGGGGAGCAGAAGGGGTCCAAGACCCCGAAGAAGTGTGA
- the LOC135785817 gene encoding RING finger protein 122 isoform X1 translates to MQPFQWCNGCLCGLGLQHSDCDMSEEDIYRLPLNVYVIVLGIGMFIFMLSVIFCCYLFRLKQQGTREQYSYNEVVLKGAGKKLSLLGQPCAVCLEEFKTRDELGVCPCSHTFHKKCLLKWLEIRSVCPMCNKPIMRLQNAETPRGAEGVQDPEEV, encoded by the exons ATGCAACCATTCCAATGGTGTAACG gCTGCCTCTGTGGTCTAGGGTTGCAGCATTCAGACTGTGATATGTCAGAGGAAGACATCTACCGCCTGCCGCTCAATGTGTACGTCATAGTACTGGGCATCGGCATGTTCATCTTCATGTTGAGTGTAATCTTCTGCTGCTATCTTTTCAG GTTGAAACAGCAAGGCACAAGGGAACAGTACAGTTACAATGAG gTGGTGTTGAAAGGAGCAGGAAAGAAGTTGAGCCTGCTGGGA CAGCCCTGTGCCGTGTGTCTGGAAGAATTCAAGACCAGAGATGAGCTTGGGGTGTGCCCCTGTTCACACACCTTCCATAAGAA GTGCCTGTTGAAATGGTTAGAGATCCGTAGCGTCTGCCcgatgtgcaataaaccaatcatGCGCCTGCAGAATGCCGAAACCCCGCGGGGAGCAGAAGGGGTCCAAGACCCCGAAGAAGTGTGA